TTCCCTCTTATCATCATCACATGGTCGCTTCTCAGGgaaattttttaatttgatccgATTATCTttgaacattatttatttattacgtactcagagaggagagagagaccaggaacagttttTCAGCTCTGACAGACGAGTTGTCATCATGAAAACAATACGAGTGATATTTATGGAGGTAAACATGTTACTAATGATAACAGTTCATGtacttataaaaataaaataaaaatgacctattttcaaatttattttaacattatatACTATTATTTGGGAATTCCTGTTTAACGTTTATTTACATAATGGTACATTATTACGGCACAGTTTGAGcagtttatcattttctttgataAAAGCTGAACATTGTTGACATGGTTCCTTTGCTCTTTGTCATTGTTCTTCTTTAGAACTCAATTAACTTTGCTGTGAGTCTGTATCATCTCTGGCTGCATGTGCTGTTGTGACAGctcagcttcacactgaggGCGACAGAGATTTAGAAATAAGAGTCTGAGTCTCTGAAACAACCTGAGGAAATATAGCAGGCTGAGTCAGAAGCTTCCTTTGAATCCAAACTTCAAACATACTGTTATCGTACCACGATTCCAtctaattttagtttttaaagtttGGTCACGATTATATTTCTGTCCCCTgtagtgtttttatactttgactctttcatacgtgtgttttaatgtatttttacttgtgtttttcatttgtgcCCTTTGTAAGTTGGTTTGTAAGTTGGTTTTTATTCCATTGAAAAGATTCGTTAACTTTTCTGGAAACTTGGAAGAATGTAAATATTACAACCTGTGCTGTTGTGAGCTGAATGTGACAGTTCCCAGCGCAACTATTCACTTTGAGATAtgataacacagataaaaaatCACAACAAGTTCCTCCAGTCAggatctgtctgtgtctccaccttcacaggtgtgtcagtGAACAACAATCTGGGAACTGTGGGACCTGAGTCACTGTAGGGAGTGaacaagagagggaggagcagagatctgtttctgttcagaggaagtgaacctgTTCGACAGacactggcagcagctgaaatggcgcagcaagaaaatcaactggacagagaaagattctgctgttcgatctgtctggatctaccgAAGGATCctgtgactactgtctgtggacacagctactgtaagagctgtattaacacccactgggacaaagaggaggagagaggaagctacagctgtcctaaGTGTAGagagaccttcacaccgaggcctgtcctggagaaaaacaccattttagctgatttagtggaggagctgaagaagactgaactccaagctgctcctgctgatcactgctatgctggacctgaagatgtggcctgtgatttctgcactgagagaaaactgaaagctctcaagtcctgtttgaattgtttggcctcttattgtgaaaaacacctccagcctcatcatcagtcagctgcatttaagaagcacaagctggtggagccctcggagaagctccaggagaacatctgctctcgtcacgacgaggtgatgaagatattctgccgcactgatcagcagtgtatctgttatctctgcactatggaggaacataaagaccacgacacagtgtcagctgcagcagaaaggacggagaggcagagagagctcgggctgaggagacaaacaatccagaagagagtccaggacacagagaaagacgtgaagctgcttcaacaggaggaggaggccatcaatggctctgctgataaagcagtggaggacagtgagaagatcttcactgagctgatccgtcttctggagaaaagaagctctgatgtgaagcagcagatcagatcccagcaggaaactgaagtgagtcgagtcagagagcttcaggagagactggagcaggagatcactgagctgaagaggaaagaccatgaactgaagcagctctcagacacagaggatctcaaccagtttctacacaactacccctcactgtcacaactcagtgaatctacacactcatccagcatcaggatccgtcctctgagggactttgaggacgtgacagcagctgtgtcaaaggtcagaggtcgactacaggacattctgagtgagacagagacagagattttacagattgtgtctcaagtggaagttttactgccacaaccagagccagagaccagagctgacttcttaaaatattcacaggaaatcacactggatccaaacacagcacacagacagctgttattatctgagggtaacagaaaagtaacatgtatgAGAGAAgctcagtcttattctgatcacccagacagattcactggttggtgtcaggtcctgagtagagagagtctgactggacgttgttactgggaggtgggggtgggaggaGTAGTttatgtagcagtcacatacaagaatatcagcagagcaggaggctcagaatgtgtatttggattcaatgataaatcttggtcgtTAGTTTGTAGTACAAACAGTTATATCTTTTGTTACAACAGCATcgagactccagtgtcaggtccttggtcctccagagtaggagtgtaccttgatcacagtgcaggtattctgtccttctacagagtctctgacaccatgactctcctccacagagtccagaccacattcactcagcctctctatgctggagtttattgttttgtatccacagctgagttctgtaaactcaaatagacttgagtcattaaaagcagtgatttagattctgtgtgtaaatctttaacttcttttgtctccatgtttgttgatcaaagttcatcgtggtgacgtttctgctccgcacagagatcagctgtcaatcaatcactgaccttcctttatcacacgtatttagttctcactttgtaaagacagaaatctataattacactgacatgaatgtgtttgaaagaactaatgtttctgttgttttctgaatcaatgtagaaatcaggttgtgtgatgttttagaacctgtgttgattCTGATTCTCATCAACaagctgattatttgttctttttttttccacatgggAGATGACGGTGAaacaaactgagtgtgtgtccatgaactcactgaacaagagtcactgaacagactttactgatgaaatgatgGATCGAACTCGGAGCATCAGTGTTTTGGGATGTTTGGTCACATTGTAAATGTGgaacctggtttgtttttatcactgctcatctctgtaaagtgtgaatccactcgtcctcattgtatttacatatttagtgaacAGGCATATTGATCTACTGCTGCgtaggtttctgttctttttgattttccttATCTGAAGATGCAGTTCCATTGGAGAGTGTCCTGATCGAGTCCCTCtgagggtttgttctgcagctctcatcacatgTGTTTCTTATACATGtctatatacatttaaatctcttatataaagcaatacaaatctaacgtgtgaagaagctgaaatttgaaataaagaataaatccagtgtgttcttttgtcttcattccaggatctcattcaaagctgatggagacaaagtgtaattattattattactattattataatgtCGGACTGTAGAACTTCATGTTCATTTCAGACAACAGAGACTTTAACAGTTTGAGGTTTGAAAATCAACTCGTCcactgaaactgtaaaacttTGAAAGAAAGAATCAGTCAGAACATCAACAACTGTAAAAATCACAGATGTAAACGTGAAGAATCATAAAGAATCTAAGAAGAAtgaattaaactttaaaaaaagactgTTTCAACTCGTTTATAATAAGAATacgactactactactaatgatgatgatgatgataacaacaagaacaataataatcaaaaaataaaataataatgatgataacagcaataataacaacaagaatcatagtaataataataataacagtaaaacaataatgatgattatgatgacaataataatgatgataataacaacaacaataaacttataataaaataattattttattgttgatttaatattatatatgtatatattttaataagttattgTTGATTCAAGACTTATATGATTAGTATATGTTGAtgggtttttgttttatttatgtatttattttgtgtgtgtctgtgggtgtgtttgtgtaaggaGGAGTCTGTGTTGGTGGGAGGCGGTatctttgcgtgtgtgtttgtgtgtgtgtgtgtgtgtgtgtgtgtgtttgtgtgtgtgtgtgtgtgtgtgtgtgtgtgtgtgtgtgtgtgtgtgtgtgtgtgtgtgcacgctgctGAATAAGGAGATCTCCCCTACACATGCTAAACCAGTAAAAACAAAGATGGGTTTGTGCCAGCAGATGAGCGCCTCCGGTTGTTTTCGTCTTGTTGACTCAGAGCGAGTTTTCGTCTTGTGTTTGTACTTGTATTTGATCATGTGATTAAAAGTCACTTGGAGATTTTCACACTTATAACAAACATGTATAATCATTTATCAAGTTACAACACAACAATTTGCTTCTCTCATTAACTCTGGATTCAAATTTGAATCTTATTTGATGAATTTAAACTTTGCAGGGATCTTCATTGGCACTTATCTCTTTAATtacat
This is a stretch of genomic DNA from Limanda limanda chromosome 19, fLimLim1.1, whole genome shotgun sequence. It encodes these proteins:
- the LOC133026112 gene encoding tripartite motif-containing protein 16-like; this encodes MAQQENQLDRERFCCSICLDLPKDPVTTVCGHSYCKSCINTHWDKEEERGSYSCPKCRETFTPRPVLEKNTILADLVEELKKTELQAAPADHCYAGPEDVACDFCTERKLKALKSCLNCLASYCEKHLQPHHQSAAFKKHKLVEPSEKLQENICSRHDEVMKIFCRTDQQCICYLCTMEEHKDHDTVSAAAERTERQRELGLRRQTIQKRVQDTEKDVKLLQQEEEAINGSADKAVEDSEKIFTELIRLLEKRSSDVKQQIRSQQETEVSRVRELQERLEQEITELKRKDHELKQLSDTEDLNQFLHNYPSLSQLSESTHSSSIRIRPLRDFEDVTAAVSKVRGRLQDILSETETEILQIVSQVEVLLPQPEPETRADFLKYSQEITLDPNTAHRQLLLSEGNRKVTCMREAQSYSDHPDRFTGWCQVLSRESLTGRCYWEVGVGGVVYVAVTYKNISRAGGSECVFGFNDKSWSLVCSTNSYIFCYNSIETPVSGPWSSRVGVYLDHSAGILSFYRVSDTMTLLHRVQTTFTQPLYAGVYCFVSTAEFCKLK